A window of Cryptomeria japonica chromosome 3, Sugi_1.0, whole genome shotgun sequence contains these coding sequences:
- the LOC131069515 gene encoding uncharacterized protein LOC131069515, whose amino-acid sequence MGNSRFRLSHVMPNVWFYKLRDMGRLRESQRRLQRSTSSRDEFAINLPRNSYHFSRIQRVNVHPALNQRASGEQAMQKAQVVDIEPVKRKAASKGKKSKSGFSIESRISASCSCGATVESVSKTGERNEEFWSSDEQEAVQDYLSKKSQYKKKSFCTQFMDQNQFALELESKSGNWKLPGHQFNVAGLPSPVHEDFSQVQPLEKTVKDMIELVRDPFVLNSSFIRSNSGNCRLNCASSKEEEGLKQAPVSFLDINSPDLYSIWATDMEEKQRFLQYLEECKPSITRPRHGQNSEYGIKEPKGSEKKSVPARKKPDAGKLQFSNDVGTRALKKHGKSRPHLGKNNSRACSPKPNGMDWRSNSFAVVKSSSDPQRDFIESMVEMIIEKNIHCYGDLQRLLECYLSLNPSENHDMIVKAFERVRSDFIEMSSSH is encoded by the coding sequence ATGGGGAACTCAAGATTCAGACTGTCTCATGTAATGCCCAATGTGTGGTTCTACAAGCTCCGAGACATGGGCAGGTTAAGAGAGTCCCAGAGAAGACTTCAACGCAGCACAAGTAGTAGAGATGAGTTCGCCATTAATTTGCCCAGAAACAGCTATCATTTCAGCAGGATTCAAAGAGTTAATGTTCATCCTGCTCTCAATCAAAGAGCCTCAGGGGAACAAGCAATGCAGAAAGCCCAAGTGGTGGACATTGAACCAGTGAAAAGAAAGGCTGCAAGCAAAGGGAAGAAGAGCAAAAGTGGGTTCTCTATAGAGTCCCGAATCTCTGCAAGTTGCAGTTGCGGAGCCACAGTGGAATCGGTGTCGAAAACAGGGGAAAGAAATGAGGAATTCTGGAGCTCAGATGAACAAGAGGCTGTACAGGACTATCTCTCCAAAAAATCTCAATACAAGAAAAAGAGCTTCTGTACCCAATTCATGGACCAAAACCAGTTTGCCCTTGAATTGGAGTCTAAAAGTGGAAATTGGAAGCTGCCAGGGCATCAATTCAATGTTGCAGGATTGCCCAGCCCTGTTCATGAGGATTTCTCACAAGTGCAGCCCCTGGAGAAAACAGTTAAGGACATGATTGAACTGGTTCGGGACCCATTTGTGCTAAATAGCAGTTTTATCCGTTCCAATTCAGGAAATTGCAGGTTGAATTGTGCATCATCCAAAGAAGAGGAAGGCCTTAAGCAAGCCCCGGTATCTTTTCTTGATATAAATTCTCCAGATCTGTACAGCATTTGGGCTACTGACATGGAAGAGAAACAGAGATTTCTTCAGTATTTGGAGGAATGCAAGCCTTCAATAACCAGACCAAGGCACGGACAGAATTCAGAATATGGAATCAAAGAACCAAAGGGCAGTGAGAAAAAATCTGTCCCTGCTCGGAAAAAGCCTGATGCAGGAAAATTGCAGTTTTCCAATGATGTGGGCACTCGGGCACTCAAAAAGCATGGCAAATCGAGGCCCCATTTGGGCAAAAATAACAGCAGAGCTTGTTCACCAAAGCCCAATGgaatggattggagaagcaatagtttTGCAGTTGTGAAGTCCTCGTCTGATCCGCAGAGAGATTTCATAGAATCAATGGTCGAAATGATAATTGAGAAAAATATTCATTGCTATGGAGATCTTCAGCGCCTCCTGGAATGTTATCTTTCGTTGAACCCATCTGAAAATCATGACATGATTGTGAAGGCTTTTGAACGAGTTAGATCAGATTTTATAGAAATGTCTTCTTCCCACTAA